From one Humulus lupulus chromosome 8, drHumLupu1.1, whole genome shotgun sequence genomic stretch:
- the LOC133794524 gene encoding developmentally-regulated G-protein 2: MGIIEKIKEIEAEMARTQKNKATEYHLGQLKAKIAKLRTQLLEPPKGSSGGGDGFEVTKFGHGRVALIGFPSVGKSTLLTMLTGTQSEAASYEFTTLTCIPGIIHYNDTKIQLLDLPGIIEGASEGKGRGRQVIAVAKSSDIVLMVLDASKSEGHRQILTRELEAVGLRLNKRPPQIYFKKKKTGGISFNSTLTLTHVDEKLCYQILHEYKIHNAEVLFREDATVDDFIDVIEGNRKYMKCVYVYNKIDVIGIDDVDTLARQPNSVVISCNLRLNFDRLLAKMWEEMGLVRVYTKPQGQQPDFTDPVVLSSDRGGCTVEDFCNHIHRSLVKDVKYVLVWGISARHYPQHCGLGHNLHDEDVVQIVKKKETDEGGRGRFKSHSNAPARISDREKKAPLKT, encoded by the exons ATGGGGATCATTGAAAAGATCAAAGAAATTGAGGCCGAGATGGCTCGGACTCAAAAAAACAAAGCGACAG AATATCATCTTGGTCAGCTCAAGGCAAAGATTGCAAAGCTGAGGACTCAATTACTGGAGCCTCCAAAG GGTTCGAGTGGAGGGGGAGATGGTTTTGAAGTAACAAAATTTGGCCATGGACGTGTTGCTTTAATTGGTTTTCCCAG TGTGGGAAAGTCGACACTTCTGACAATGTTAACGGGTACACAGTCAGAAGCTGCGTCTTATGAGTTCACAACACTTACTTGCATTCCTGGCATTATACACTACAATGACACAAAAATTCAGTTGCTCGATCTGCCTGGTATCATTGAAGGTGCTTCTGAAGGCAAGGGTCGTGGAAGGCAG GTTATTGCTGTTGCCAAGTCGTCTGACATTGTTCTGATGGTTCTTGATGCCTCAAAA AGTGAGGGTCATCGGCAAATATTGACGAGGGAGCTGGAAGCTGTGGGTTTGCGTTTAAACAAAAGACCTCCTCAG ATAtacttcaaaaagaaaaaaactggGGGTATTTCATTCAACAGCACTCTCACTTTAACTCATGTGGATGAGAAGCTTTGTTATCAAATTTTACATGAATACAAAATTCACAACGCTGAG GTGCTATTTCGTGAGGATGCAACAGTGGATGATTTTATTGATGTCATTGAGGGAAATCGTAAATACATGAAATGTGTATATGTCTACAACAAGATAGATGTTATTGGTATTGATGATGTCGACACATTGGCAAGACAACCTAATTCTGTTGTTATAAGTTGCAACCTGAGG TTAAACTTCGATAGACTACTAGCAAAGATGTGGGAGGAGATGGGGCTTGTTCGAGTTTATACAAAGCCACAAGGGCAGCAACCTGATTTCACAGATCCTGTTGTTCTATCCTCT GACAGAGGTGGCTGCACAGTTGAGGACTTCTGTAACCACATACACAGGAGTCTGGTGAAGGATGTTAAATACGTGCTGGTGTGGGGTATAAGTGCCAGGCACTACCCCCAACATTGTGGTCTTGGTCACAATCTTCATGATGAAGACGTGGTTCAGATTGTTAAGAAGAAG GAAACTGATGAGGGTGGAAGGGGTCGGTTCAAGTCGCATTCAAATGCTCCCGCTCGAATATCTGACAGAGAGAAGAAGGCTCCTTTGAAGACATGA